The Ficedula albicollis isolate OC2 chromosome 6, FicAlb1.5, whole genome shotgun sequence genome has a window encoding:
- the P4HA1 gene encoding prolyl 4-hydroxylase subunit alpha-1 isoform X2, translating into MAFKKVWCALALGFLLPFSCAHTDFFTSIGHMTDLINTEKDLVVSLKDYIKAEESKLEQIKKWAEKLDKLTDTATKDPEGFLGHPVNAFKLMKRLNTEWGELESLVLKDMSDGFISNMTIQRQFFPNDEDQTGAAKALLRLQDTYNLDTDTLSRGNLPGVKHKSFLTAEDCFELGKIAYTEADYYHTELWMEQALKQLDEGEVSSADKVYILDYLSYAVYQQGDLGKAMALTRRLLELDPEHQRANGNMKYFEYIMAKEKEANKSSTDSEEQQEKETEVKKKDYLPERRKYEMLCRGEGLKMTPRRQKRLFCRYYDGNRNPRYILGPVKQEDEWDKPRIVRFLDIISDEEIETVKELAKPRLSRATVHDPETGKLTTAHYRVSKSAWLSGYESPVVSRINTRIQDLTGLDVSTAEELQVANYGVGGQYEPHFDFARKDEPDAFKELGTGNRIATWLFYMSDVSAGGATVFPEVGASVWPRKGTAVFWYNLFPSGEGDYSTRHAACPVLVGNKWVSNKWLHERGQEFRRPCTLSELE; encoded by the exons ATGGCATTTAAGAAGGTTTGGTGTGCCCTAGccctgggatttctgctgcctttctcttGTGCCCACACAGACTTCTTCACTTCCATTG gtcATATGACAGACTTaattaatacagaaaaagaTCTGGTTGTGTCACTCAAAGACTACATCAAGGCAGAGGAGAGCAAGCTGGAGCAGATCAAAAA aTGGGCAGAGAAGCTGGACAAGCTGACAGATACTGCCACCAAAGACCCAGAGGGGTTTTTGGGCCACCCTGTGAATGCATTCAAGCTGATGAAAAGGCTGAACACAGAGTGGGGTGAGCTGGAGAGCCTGGTCCTCAAGGACATGTCAGAtg GCTTTATCTCCAACATGACAATCCAGAGGCAGTTCTTCCCCAATGATGAGGATCAGACTGGAGCAGCCAAGGCCCTCCTGAGGCTCCAGGACACCTACAACCTGGACACAGACACCCTCTCAAGAGGGAACCTGCCAG GTGTGAAGCACAAATCCTTCCTAACAGCTGAAGATTGCTTTGAGCTGGGGAAGATTGCCTACACAGAAGCTGACTACTaccacacagagctgtggatgGAGCAAGCCCTGAAGCAGCTGGATGAGGGAGAAGTGTCCTCTGCAGACAAAGTTTACATCCTGGACTACCTGAGCTATGCTGTCTATCAGCAGGGGGACCTGGGCAAGGCCATGGCACTCACCAGGCGCCTCCTGGAGCTGG ATCCTGAACATCAAAGAGCAAACGGGAACATGAAATACTTTGAGTACATCATGGctaaagagaaagaagcaaacAAGTCCAGCACAGAttcagaagagcagcaggagaaggaaactGAGGTTAAGAAAAAGGATTACCTGCCTGAGAGAAGGAAGTACGAAATGCTGTGCCGTGGGGAGGGGCTCAAAATG ACTCCCAGGAGACAGAAGAGGCTCTTCTGCCGCTACTACGATGGGAACAGGAACCCCAGGTACATCCTGGGCCCCGTCAAGCAGGAGGACGAGTGGGACAAGCCTCGCATCGTTCGCTTCCTGGACATCATCTCCGACGAGGAGATCGAGACTGTCAAGGAGCTGGCAAAGCCCAGG CTGAGCCGTGCTACTGTTCATGACCCTGAGACTGGGAAACTGACCACAGCACATTACAGAGTCTCTAAGAG cGCGTGGCTCTCGGGCTACGAGAGCCCGGTGGTGTCCCGCATCAACACCCGGATCCAGGACCTCACAGGGCTGGATGTCtccacagcagaggagctgcag gtGGCAAATTATGGAGTGGGAGGACAGTATGAGCCCCACTTTGACTTTGCACGG AAAGATGAGCCAGATGCTTTTAAGGAGTTGGGAACAGGCAACAGAATTGCTACTTGGTTGTTTTAT ATGAGTGATGTGTCAGCAGGGGGAGCCACGGTCTTCCCTGAAGTGGGAGCCAGCGTTTGGCCAAGAAAG ggaacagctgtgtTCTGGTACAATCTCTTCCCAAGTGGAGAAGGTGATTACAGCACGAGACATGCAGCCTGCCCAGTGCTAGTGGGAAATAAATGGG TGTCCAACAAGTGGCTCCACGAGCGGGGGCAGGAGTTCCGCCGGCCGTGCACGTTATCGGAGCTGGAGTGA
- the P4HA1 gene encoding prolyl 4-hydroxylase subunit alpha-1 isoform X3 translates to MAFKKVWCALALGFLLPFSCAHTDFFTSIGHMTDLINTEKDLVVSLKDYIKAEESKLEQIKKWAEKLDKLTDTATKDPEGFLGHPVNAFKLMKRLNTEWGELESLVLKDMSDGFISNMTIQRQFFPNDEDQTGAAKALLRLQDTYNLDTDTLSRGNLPGVKHKSFLTAEDCFELGKIAYTEADYYHTELWMEQALKQLDEGEVSSADKVYILDYLSYAVYQQGDLGKAMALTRRLLELDPEHQRANGNMKYFEYIMAKEKEANKSSTDSEEQQEKETEVKKKDYLPERRKYEMLCRGEGLKMTPRRQKRLFCRYYDGNRNPRYILGPVKQEDEWDKPRIVRFLDIISDEEIETVKELAKPRLRRATISNPITGALETAHYRISKSAWLSGYESPVVSRINTRIQDLTGLDVSTAEELQVANYGVGGQYEPHFDFGRKDEPDAFKELGTGNRIATWLFYMSDVSAGGATVFPEVGASVWPRKGTAVFWYNLFPSGEGDYSTRHAACPVLVGNKWVSNKWLHERGQEFRRPCTLSELE, encoded by the exons ATGGCATTTAAGAAGGTTTGGTGTGCCCTAGccctgggatttctgctgcctttctcttGTGCCCACACAGACTTCTTCACTTCCATTG gtcATATGACAGACTTaattaatacagaaaaagaTCTGGTTGTGTCACTCAAAGACTACATCAAGGCAGAGGAGAGCAAGCTGGAGCAGATCAAAAA aTGGGCAGAGAAGCTGGACAAGCTGACAGATACTGCCACCAAAGACCCAGAGGGGTTTTTGGGCCACCCTGTGAATGCATTCAAGCTGATGAAAAGGCTGAACACAGAGTGGGGTGAGCTGGAGAGCCTGGTCCTCAAGGACATGTCAGAtg GCTTTATCTCCAACATGACAATCCAGAGGCAGTTCTTCCCCAATGATGAGGATCAGACTGGAGCAGCCAAGGCCCTCCTGAGGCTCCAGGACACCTACAACCTGGACACAGACACCCTCTCAAGAGGGAACCTGCCAG GTGTGAAGCACAAATCCTTCCTAACAGCTGAAGATTGCTTTGAGCTGGGGAAGATTGCCTACACAGAAGCTGACTACTaccacacagagctgtggatgGAGCAAGCCCTGAAGCAGCTGGATGAGGGAGAAGTGTCCTCTGCAGACAAAGTTTACATCCTGGACTACCTGAGCTATGCTGTCTATCAGCAGGGGGACCTGGGCAAGGCCATGGCACTCACCAGGCGCCTCCTGGAGCTGG ATCCTGAACATCAAAGAGCAAACGGGAACATGAAATACTTTGAGTACATCATGGctaaagagaaagaagcaaacAAGTCCAGCACAGAttcagaagagcagcaggagaaggaaactGAGGTTAAGAAAAAGGATTACCTGCCTGAGAGAAGGAAGTACGAAATGCTGTGCCGTGGGGAGGGGCTCAAAATG ACTCCCAGGAGACAGAAGAGGCTCTTCTGCCGCTACTACGATGGGAACAGGAACCCCAGGTACATCCTGGGCCCCGTCAAGCAGGAGGACGAGTGGGACAAGCCTCGCATCGTTCGCTTCCTGGACATCATCTCCGACGAGGAGATCGAGACTGTCAAGGAGCTGGCAAAGCCCAGG CTGAGGCGAGCCACCATTTCAAACCCCATAACGGGAGCCTTGGAGACGGCACATTACAGAATTAGCAAAAG cGCGTGGCTCTCGGGCTACGAGAGCCCGGTGGTGTCCCGCATCAACACCCGGATCCAGGACCTCACAGGGCTGGATGTCtccacagcagaggagctgcag GTAGCCAACTACGGCGTAGGAGGCCAGTATGAGCCTCATTTTGATTTTGGAAGG AAAGATGAGCCAGATGCTTTTAAGGAGTTGGGAACAGGCAACAGAATTGCTACTTGGTTGTTTTAT ATGAGTGATGTGTCAGCAGGGGGAGCCACGGTCTTCCCTGAAGTGGGAGCCAGCGTTTGGCCAAGAAAG ggaacagctgtgtTCTGGTACAATCTCTTCCCAAGTGGAGAAGGTGATTACAGCACGAGACATGCAGCCTGCCCAGTGCTAGTGGGAAATAAATGGG TGTCCAACAAGTGGCTCCACGAGCGGGGGCAGGAGTTCCGCCGGCCGTGCACGTTATCGGAGCTGGAGTGA
- the P4HA1 gene encoding prolyl 4-hydroxylase subunit alpha-1 isoform X1, translating to MAFKKVWCALALGFLLPFSCAHTDFFTSIGHMTDLINTEKDLVVSLKDYIKAEESKLEQIKKWAEKLDKLTDTATKDPEGFLGHPVNAFKLMKRLNTEWGELESLVLKDMSDGFISNMTIQRQFFPNDEDQTGAAKALLRLQDTYNLDTDTLSRGNLPGVKHKSFLTAEDCFELGKIAYTEADYYHTELWMEQALKQLDEGEVSSADKVYILDYLSYAVYQQGDLGKAMALTRRLLELDPEHQRANGNMKYFEYIMAKEKEANKSSTDSEEQQEKETEVKKKDYLPERRKYEMLCRGEGLKMTPRRQKRLFCRYYDGNRNPRYILGPVKQEDEWDKPRIVRFLDIISDEEIETVKELAKPRLSRATVHDPETGKLTTAHYRVSKSAWLSGYESPVVSRINTRIQDLTGLDVSTAEELQVANYGVGGQYEPHFDFGRKDEPDAFKELGTGNRIATWLFYMSDVSAGGATVFPEVGASVWPRKGTAVFWYNLFPSGEGDYSTRHAACPVLVGNKWVSNKWLHERGQEFRRPCTLSELE from the exons ATGGCATTTAAGAAGGTTTGGTGTGCCCTAGccctgggatttctgctgcctttctcttGTGCCCACACAGACTTCTTCACTTCCATTG gtcATATGACAGACTTaattaatacagaaaaagaTCTGGTTGTGTCACTCAAAGACTACATCAAGGCAGAGGAGAGCAAGCTGGAGCAGATCAAAAA aTGGGCAGAGAAGCTGGACAAGCTGACAGATACTGCCACCAAAGACCCAGAGGGGTTTTTGGGCCACCCTGTGAATGCATTCAAGCTGATGAAAAGGCTGAACACAGAGTGGGGTGAGCTGGAGAGCCTGGTCCTCAAGGACATGTCAGAtg GCTTTATCTCCAACATGACAATCCAGAGGCAGTTCTTCCCCAATGATGAGGATCAGACTGGAGCAGCCAAGGCCCTCCTGAGGCTCCAGGACACCTACAACCTGGACACAGACACCCTCTCAAGAGGGAACCTGCCAG GTGTGAAGCACAAATCCTTCCTAACAGCTGAAGATTGCTTTGAGCTGGGGAAGATTGCCTACACAGAAGCTGACTACTaccacacagagctgtggatgGAGCAAGCCCTGAAGCAGCTGGATGAGGGAGAAGTGTCCTCTGCAGACAAAGTTTACATCCTGGACTACCTGAGCTATGCTGTCTATCAGCAGGGGGACCTGGGCAAGGCCATGGCACTCACCAGGCGCCTCCTGGAGCTGG ATCCTGAACATCAAAGAGCAAACGGGAACATGAAATACTTTGAGTACATCATGGctaaagagaaagaagcaaacAAGTCCAGCACAGAttcagaagagcagcaggagaaggaaactGAGGTTAAGAAAAAGGATTACCTGCCTGAGAGAAGGAAGTACGAAATGCTGTGCCGTGGGGAGGGGCTCAAAATG ACTCCCAGGAGACAGAAGAGGCTCTTCTGCCGCTACTACGATGGGAACAGGAACCCCAGGTACATCCTGGGCCCCGTCAAGCAGGAGGACGAGTGGGACAAGCCTCGCATCGTTCGCTTCCTGGACATCATCTCCGACGAGGAGATCGAGACTGTCAAGGAGCTGGCAAAGCCCAGG CTGAGCCGTGCTACTGTTCATGACCCTGAGACTGGGAAACTGACCACAGCACATTACAGAGTCTCTAAGAG cGCGTGGCTCTCGGGCTACGAGAGCCCGGTGGTGTCCCGCATCAACACCCGGATCCAGGACCTCACAGGGCTGGATGTCtccacagcagaggagctgcag GTAGCCAACTACGGCGTAGGAGGCCAGTATGAGCCTCATTTTGATTTTGGAAGG AAAGATGAGCCAGATGCTTTTAAGGAGTTGGGAACAGGCAACAGAATTGCTACTTGGTTGTTTTAT ATGAGTGATGTGTCAGCAGGGGGAGCCACGGTCTTCCCTGAAGTGGGAGCCAGCGTTTGGCCAAGAAAG ggaacagctgtgtTCTGGTACAATCTCTTCCCAAGTGGAGAAGGTGATTACAGCACGAGACATGCAGCCTGCCCAGTGCTAGTGGGAAATAAATGGG TGTCCAACAAGTGGCTCCACGAGCGGGGGCAGGAGTTCCGCCGGCCGTGCACGTTATCGGAGCTGGAGTGA